The sequence CGTATGCACAACCCATTGTTCCTGGGTTTTTCTTTTGGTCTGCTGTCCATCAGCCTTTTCCGCTACTCCGGCATTCGCGGGTTCCGGAAGGCGGGCGGCGTAATAGCCAATGTTGAAGAGGCGCGGCGGTGGGAGCGCACCTATATCCTGAAGGGCAGCCTGCAGGGCCTCGGCCTGGGCGCGCTGTGCTTCATATCGATCTATGTCTATCCCGATCCCTTCGCCGAACTGGCCGCGACGTCGCTGGCCATCGCCACCTTGGTGACGGTCGTTGGCCGCAACTATGGCTCGCCGCTCATGGTGCGGATCTTTTCCGTGACCTTCATTGGTCCGGCGGCACTGGCACTCTTGCTGCGCATGGATGTCCCCTCGGTCGTTCTCGGCTTGATGATCATCCCGTTGACTTTCATCACCATCAACAGCGCCGACCACGTCCGCAACGTGCTTTTCTCGGCCGTTATCGGCCACAAGGAAGCGAGGAAGCTCGCGTTAAGGTTCGACCGCGCCCTCAACACCATGTCGCACGGCCTTGTCATGCTCGGTCCCGACGGCCGGGTGGCGGTGGCCAATGCCGAAGCTGCCCATCTGATGTCGCTCAAATCCGCGAATGCGCTGCTCGGGCGGTCGATCCATGGTCTTTTGATGCGCGGAGTCGCCGGCGGCATGCTGGCGCCGAAGGACTGCCGCTACATCGAGGCCCAGCTGACGCGGGCCTTGCGCGAGGGGCGCGACCGCAAGGTCCTGGTATCGCTGGCCAATGGCCAGCATTATGAATTCTCGGCCCGCGAAGGCAGCCAGGAACTCGGCGTCATCACCTTCGAGGACGTGACGGCGCGCGTCGAGGCTGAAGACAAGATCCGCTTCATGGCGCGTTACGACAATCTCACCGGCCTGCCCAATCGCGCCTATTTCCACGAACTGGTCGGTGAGGCGATGGCGTCAGGCGATCGCGACCGTTTCTGCGGCCTGGCCGTGCTCGACCTCGACGATTTCAAGAGCGTCAACGATACGCTCGGCCATCCGATCGGCGACGGGTTGATCTACGCGGTCGCCGAGCGTCTTGCCGCCGTTGCCGGACAAGGCATCACCGTCAGCCGTTTCGGCGGCGACGAATTCATGGTCTTCTTCGACCGCATCGAGGATGAGAGCCATCTGACCACGCAGACCGACGAGATCTTCGCGGCATTGCAGGGCGAGGTGGACGTCGCCGGCCATGGGCTGCGCATCCAGACCAGTGGCGGCGCGGTATTGGCGCGGGTCAGGGACAGCGATGTCGACGCCATGATCGTCAAGGCGGATCTGGCGCTTTACAAGGCCAAGGAGCTTGGCAAGAACGGCTGGCGGCTGTTCGAGGCGGCAATGGACGCCGCGTTCCGCAACCGGCAGCTGATGAAGGCGGATCTGCGCAGCGCCGTGGAAAGCAAGAGCCTGCGGGTCGTCTACCAGCCGATCGTGGCGATGAACACCATGCGCATCGCCAGCTGCGAGGCGCTGTGCCGCTGGGATCATCCCGACCTTGGACCGATTTCGCCAAGCATCTTCATTCCGCTGGCCGAGGAAATGGGCATCATTTCCGAGATCAGCACTTTCGTGCTGCAGGCAGCCTGCACCGAATGCGCCAAATGGCCCGATCAGACAAGCGTCTCGGTCAACCTCTCGGCCAAGGATTTCCGCAGCCGCGATGTCATCCAGAAGGTTCGCGATGCGCTGGCGAGTTCCGGCCTCGCCGCCGGCCGGCTGGAGATCGAGGTCACCGAAACGGCGCTGCTCGACGACAAGTCGCTGACGCGCCAGTATATCGAGGAGCTCAAGCAGATCGGTGTTCGCATCGCGCTCGACGATTTCGGCACCGGCTATTCGAGCCTGAGCTACCTCCACAAACTGCCGCTCGACAAGATCAAGATCGACCGCTCGTTCCTGATGGACGTCACCCAGAACGCGCGTTCGCTGGAACTGCTCAAGGGCATCGTCAATCTGTCACGGCCACTGGGGCTTTCCGTGACCGTCGAAGGCGTCGAGACCTTCGAACAGCTCAAGATCCTGGCCTTGCAGGTCAAACCGGATCTCGTGCAAGGCTTCCTGTTCGGTGCCGCGCTCAGTGCGTCGGGTATCGAGACGATGTCGAATGTCACTTGGCCATTTGCAGCCGACCTGCGTCGTGCCGGCAAACGGACAGTCATTAGCTCCGTGATTTCGCAGGGCGCTTAATTCCCGACGTTTTTCGATTCAAGCACGGCCTTTGATATCGAACTCATCCGCCTCCTCATCGTCCCGCCGCGATTTTGCTTTCACGCAATGCTGCTGAAAAGGGTCCTTTCGGAACTCGCTCGCGAATGGATTGAACTCAGCCGCTGAAATCTGCCTGTTTGTCGAGGCGCGATGTCTCGGAGGCCATGAACCAAGTCGGTCCCAGGCGTGTTGCTCGCCAAGACTCAGCGGTGCGTGCGGCCGTTAAGGTTAACATAAGGTAAATCAACAGCATCCAAGTTTCTGCTTGTGTCTCATTTTGACTCGACTAGCGTATTCGAAGGCGGAATTTCGAGGACAGATGATGGATGCTGCTGCGGCTGCAAGGAATACGTCTGGCGCGGTCAGGGCAGCCGGGGATTCGGTGCTGAACCGATCGATGATGCAATTGCTGGAGCATGTCGACTATCGCCTCATCACCGGAGGCGAGGATTTGGAGGCGATTTACCGGCTTCGCTATAAATCCTACCTGCGTTCGGGCATGTGCGGCCCGATCGCCGCCGGGATGTTCGAAGATCGCTGGGACAATCTGCCCAATTCCTACCGGTTCGGCGTCTATTGCTATGGCGAATTGGTCAGCACGATCCGCTTCCATTACATTTCTCGCGAGCACCCCAATTCGCCCTCCGTCGATGCCTATCCCGAAATACTGATCGAGCGGCTTGCCCGCGGAGAAACCTTTATCGACGGAACCCGGTTCGCAACCGATCCTGATGCCGCGCCGGCCCCCGGAGTGCTGCCGTTCCTGACACTCAGGCTTGCCATGGTGGCCTCGCTCTATTTCGGTCAGAACTCGGTGCTGACTCCGGTCAAGGTCGAGCATTCCAATTTCTATTCCCGTTATTTCAACGCCGTACAGAGGACCGAGGCCAAGGAATTCCCGGGCGTTCTGACTCGGATCGCCCTGTTCGAAATCCCTGCCGGCGAAAATATGCGCCTGACGCTCGAACGGTTCCCATTCTTCAGGTCGACGCCGATGGAACAGCGGCTGATGTTCGGCAATCCGGCCATCAATCGGCTGACGCCCTTGTCCATCGTGCCGACAGCGAAATATTATCGCGACGCCGCCTGAAGCCCTCGTTTTTTGCAAGGCGTCTGGAGCTTTCCGGCTAGATCCGCGTTCTGATGACGGCGGAACGCCGCCGCTCCATGTTTGTCTTCCCAGCGGATATGCCAGAAGGACCCCGACATGCATATTTCCCAGCTCGCGCTCACGCCGCTCATCTCGCTGATCGCCGGCGTGCTGATCCTGATCATGCCACGGCTGCTGAACTACATCGTCGCGCTCTATCTGATCGTCGTTGGACTGCTCGGACTTTTTCCGCACCTCGCCGGGTAAATAAACCTTCAGCCGGCAAAGAAACGCAACGCTGCGGCGACGATCGCTTCGGGTCTATCTTCCTGCATGAGGTGGCCGGAGCCGGGGACGAGGGTCAAGGCGCAACCCGGCAGCATGGCCGCGAGCTTTTGGCCGCTTTGCGGCGGTATCCAGCGGTCTTCCTCTCCCCACAGCAAGGTGACGGGGCAGCGCAATTGGCCGTAGAGCGGTTCGACCTCATCGGTAAAGCGTTGATCCATTTGGGCGATCTGCCGGTAGAAAGCCGGCTGGCCAACGGAGCCGGTCCATGGTGCGATGTAAGGTTCCAGATCGCTGTCCGACAAAGGCCTGGTCGCTGCGCCCGAAACATACGCTTTCAGAATCGCCGCTTGTATGTAGTCCGGCAAGCCGGCGAAAGCGGCCTCGTGCTGACGCACATGCCGGACAAAGGGCGAGCCCCAGGGGCGCACCGCCACCGGGTCGATCAGCAGCAGCCTGTCGTAGTCGCAGCCGTCGATCAGATGCGCGCGTAACGCCGTGGCGCCGCCGAAATCATGGGCGATGATTTGGGGTCGGTCGAGCTTCCAGAAGGCCAGCATCGCCGCCAGCGCCTTGTTCTGGATGCCGAGCGAAACGTCCTGACCTTCCCGCTTGTCGGATCGCCCATATCCGGGAAGATCGTAGAAATACAGCGTATGGCCACGCGCCAGTTCCGGTGCGACGCGATGCCAGACATGCGAGGAGAACGGCGTTCCATGCACGAGTACGATTGGCGGGCCCGAACCGGTGGTCCCCCATGCGATGGTCGTGCCGTTCCAGTCAAATGTCTGTGTGGGTGTGATCATGGTGCTTCATCGGCCGGCGGTTCGTCCCGCGACGATAGTCCCTCGCGACCACGTCCAGAACCGCCAAATTCTGACACTAGGTTCAACGGGATTCACTCCTGTCGCTGACGACCGGCGATGGCCGGGCTCTATCATGCAAGGGATTGGCCAGCAGTTTCAATTTTCCCTTGAGGCAGTTGTCGGTCCCAATGCGGCAATAGCGCCATTGCTCTCGGCCCGGCTTTTCGCTATGTGCCTGAAAGATGTCTTCGAAGGGGTATTCCTATGGCTGATCACTCGCCGACCGGTCCTGTCGAACTGGGCGCGAAGATGGACTATGCCGAGCATGACCGCACCTATGCGGGCTTTCTCGCTCTGGCCAAATATGGATCGCTTTTCTGCGGCGCGCTGCTCATCGCGATGGCTTTCGGCTTCTTCGCGGGCGGTTTCTTCTCGGCACTTGTCCTGTTCGCCCTGATCATGGCCGTCGGCGCCTTCATTCTGCGATAGACCTTCCAAAACCCAGTTGCCATTGACCTCGCCGGATATTCCGGCCGACACTTTGCGCAAACAGGTTCCAGCCGAAAGGATCATGCGGTGGGACAGACGGTTTTCATCCCTCGTGAGCTTGACGCGAACGAGCCGCGCGTCGCGGCCTCGCCCGATACGGTCAAGCGGCTGGCAGGGCTGGGCTTCGACGTGATTGTCGAAACCGGCGCCGGCACGAGGTCGCGCATCCCCGACGAGGAGTTCGCCAAGGCAGGTGCCGTCATCAGCAAGGCCGCGGATGTCGGTAAGGCCGATGTCGTGCTGAAGGTCCGCCGGCCTACGGAAGCCGAGCTGAAGAGCTATAAATCCGGCGCTGCCGTGATCGCCATCATGGATCCCTACGGCAACGATGCCGCCGTTGCGGCGCTGGCAAAGGCCGGTGTCACTGCCTTCTCGATGGAATTCATGCCGCGCATTACCCGCGCGCAATCGATGGACGTGCTGTCCAGCCAGGCAAATCTTGCCGGCTATCAGGCGGTCATTGACGGTGCCTCGGAATATGATCGTGCCTTGCCGATGATGATGACGGCGGCCGGCACGGTGCCAGCGGCGAAAATCTTCATCATGGGTGTCGGCGTCGCCGGCCTGCAAGCGATCGCCACGGCGCGCCGCCTTGGTGCCGTTGTCACCGCCACCGACGTGCGCCCCGCCGCCAAGGAACAGGTCGCCTCGCTCGGCGCAAAGTTCCTGGCCGTCGAGGACGAGGAGTTCAAGGCCGCCGAAACGGCTGGCGGCTACGCCAAGGAAATGTCCAAGGAATACCAGGCCAAGCAGGCGGCACTCACCGCCGAGCACATCGCCAAGCAGGACATCGTCATCACCACGGCGCTGATCCCCGGCCGGCCGGCGCCGACGCTGGTGTCGGCGGCGATGGTCGCCTCGATGAAGCCGGGCTCGGTGCTCGTCGACCTCGCCGTCGAACGTGGCGGCAATGTCGAAGGTGCTCAGCCGGGTCGGGTGGTGACCACGGCCAATGGCGTAAAGATCGTCGGCCACCTCAACGTGCCCGGCCGCGTCGCCGCATCCGCCTCGCTGCTCTACGCCAAGAACCTGTTCGCTTTCCTCGAGACGCTGGTCGACAAGACCACCAAGACGCTGGCCATCAAGCGCGATGACGAACTGGTCAAGGCCACCATGCTGACCGACGGCGGCAAGGTGGTTCATCCGGCCTTCGCCAAGGCCGACCAGCAGCCTCATGTCGAACCCGCGGCGATCCCGGCCACAACCATGGTCGCCGATGCTTCGGCTGCGCCCAAAAAGCCCGCGCCAAAGAAGACAGCCGCGTCCAAATCGTCCTCGCCCAAGTCGTCCTCGCCCAAGTCGAAAGGCACAGCGTGATGGATCAGTCCCTGCAGAAAGCCCTCGACCAGCTCGACCAGGCCTCCGCCGCCGTCAGGCTTGCGGTGCAGAACCTGGCCAATGCTCCAGGTGGCGCCGAGGCGGCGGGTGATGCCGCCCACGCTCTGTCCGGCGGCGCCATCGATCCCTTCGTCTTCCGCTTCGCCATCTTCGTGCTGGCGATCTTCGTCGGCTACTATGTCGTTTGGTCGGTGACCCCTGCGTTGCACACGCCGCTGATGGCCGTCACCAACGCCATCTCGTCGGTCATCGTCGTCGGCGCGCTGCTCGCCGTCGGCATCGCCGCTTCCGGTGTTGCCGCCGGCTTTGGCTTCGTCGCGCTGATGCTGGTCTCGGTCAACATCTTCGGCGGCTTCCTCGTCACCCAGCGCATGCTGGCAATGTACAAGAAGAAGGACAAGTAGAGCGCCATGAACGCCAACTTCGCGTCCTTCCTCTATCTCGTCTCCGGCGTCCTGTTCATCATGGCGCTGCGCGGCCTGTCGCATCCGACCACCAGCCGCCAGGGCAATCTCTACGGCATGATCGGCATGGGCATCGCCATTGCCACCACGCTGGCGCTGGCAACCCCGTCCGCGGGCCGCTTTGGCCTCATCGTGCTCGGCCTTGCCATTGGCGGCGGCGTCGGTGCCGTCACCGCGCGCCGCATCGCCATGACCTCGATGCCGCAGCTGGTTGCCGCCTTCCATTCGCTGGTCGGCCTTGCCGCCGTCATGGTGGCGGCAGCCGCCATCTACGCGCCGGAAAGCTTCGGCATCGGCACGGCGGGCGACATCCATGCCCAGGCGCTG comes from Mesorhizobium japonicum MAFF 303099 and encodes:
- a CDS encoding alpha/beta fold hydrolase, with amino-acid sequence MITPTQTFDWNGTTIAWGTTGSGPPIVLVHGTPFSSHVWHRVAPELARGHTLYFYDLPGYGRSDKREGQDVSLGIQNKALAAMLAFWKLDRPQIIAHDFGGATALRAHLIDGCDYDRLLLIDPVAVRPWGSPFVRHVRQHEAAFAGLPDYIQAAILKAYVSGAATRPLSDSDLEPYIAPWTGSVGQPAFYRQIAQMDQRFTDEVEPLYGQLRCPVTLLWGEEDRWIPPQSGQKLAAMLPGCALTLVPGSGHLMQEDRPEAIVAAALRFFAG
- a CDS encoding N-acyl amino acid synthase FeeM domain-containing protein, yielding MMDAAAAARNTSGAVRAAGDSVLNRSMMQLLEHVDYRLITGGEDLEAIYRLRYKSYLRSGMCGPIAAGMFEDRWDNLPNSYRFGVYCYGELVSTIRFHYISREHPNSPSVDAYPEILIERLARGETFIDGTRFATDPDAAPAPGVLPFLTLRLAMVASLYFGQNSVLTPVKVEHSNFYSRYFNAVQRTEAKEFPGVLTRIALFEIPAGENMRLTLERFPFFRSTPMEQRLMFGNPAINRLTPLSIVPTAKYYRDAA
- a CDS encoding Re/Si-specific NAD(P)(+) transhydrogenase subunit alpha yields the protein MGQTVFIPRELDANEPRVAASPDTVKRLAGLGFDVIVETGAGTRSRIPDEEFAKAGAVISKAADVGKADVVLKVRRPTEAELKSYKSGAAVIAIMDPYGNDAAVAALAKAGVTAFSMEFMPRITRAQSMDVLSSQANLAGYQAVIDGASEYDRALPMMMTAAGTVPAAKIFIMGVGVAGLQAIATARRLGAVVTATDVRPAAKEQVASLGAKFLAVEDEEFKAAETAGGYAKEMSKEYQAKQAALTAEHIAKQDIVITTALIPGRPAPTLVSAAMVASMKPGSVLVDLAVERGGNVEGAQPGRVVTTANGVKIVGHLNVPGRVAASASLLYAKNLFAFLETLVDKTTKTLAIKRDDELVKATMLTDGGKVVHPAFAKADQQPHVEPAAIPATTMVADASAAPKKPAPKKTAASKSSSPKSSSPKSKGTA
- a CDS encoding putative bifunctional diguanylate cyclase/phosphodiesterase, translated to MGRTKTENIPADVYIQFVRSLFDNAHMLVIGGVCYWILGFMIYLRMHNPLFLGFSFGLLSISLFRYSGIRGFRKAGGVIANVEEARRWERTYILKGSLQGLGLGALCFISIYVYPDPFAELAATSLAIATLVTVVGRNYGSPLMVRIFSVTFIGPAALALLLRMDVPSVVLGLMIIPLTFITINSADHVRNVLFSAVIGHKEARKLALRFDRALNTMSHGLVMLGPDGRVAVANAEAAHLMSLKSANALLGRSIHGLLMRGVAGGMLAPKDCRYIEAQLTRALREGRDRKVLVSLANGQHYEFSAREGSQELGVITFEDVTARVEAEDKIRFMARYDNLTGLPNRAYFHELVGEAMASGDRDRFCGLAVLDLDDFKSVNDTLGHPIGDGLIYAVAERLAAVAGQGITVSRFGGDEFMVFFDRIEDESHLTTQTDEIFAALQGEVDVAGHGLRIQTSGGAVLARVRDSDVDAMIVKADLALYKAKELGKNGWRLFEAAMDAAFRNRQLMKADLRSAVESKSLRVVYQPIVAMNTMRIASCEALCRWDHPDLGPISPSIFIPLAEEMGIISEISTFVLQAACTECAKWPDQTSVSVNLSAKDFRSRDVIQKVRDALASSGLAAGRLEIEVTETALLDDKSLTRQYIEELKQIGVRIALDDFGTGYSSLSYLHKLPLDKIKIDRSFLMDVTQNARSLELLKGIVNLSRPLGLSVTVEGVETFEQLKILALQVKPDLVQGFLFGAALSASGIETMSNVTWPFAADLRRAGKRTVISSVISQGA
- a CDS encoding DUF3096 domain-containing protein; amino-acid sequence: MHISQLALTPLISLIAGVLILIMPRLLNYIVALYLIVVGLLGLFPHLAG
- a CDS encoding proton-translocating transhydrogenase family protein — encoded protein: MDQSLQKALDQLDQASAAVRLAVQNLANAPGGAEAAGDAAHALSGGAIDPFVFRFAIFVLAIFVGYYVVWSVTPALHTPLMAVTNAISSVIVVGALLAVGIAASGVAAGFGFVALMLVSVNIFGGFLVTQRMLAMYKKKDK
- a CDS encoding aa3-type cytochrome c oxidase subunit IV gives rise to the protein MADHSPTGPVELGAKMDYAEHDRTYAGFLALAKYGSLFCGALLIAMAFGFFAGGFFSALVLFALIMAVGAFILR